The nucleotide window GCGATCGTCGTGAACGGGTACGGCGCGATCTCGGCGGGGGCGGACGTGAGCGCCCGGAACAATGTCGACTTGCCGGCGTTCGGCAGGCCGACGAGGCCGCAGGCCAGCGCCATCGTCCTGGGATCGCCCGCGCGCTACGGCGCCGCGGTCGCGACGGCGTTGCCGCCGCCCTGTTTGGCGGCGTACATGCGGTGGTCCGAGGCGTCGATGAGGGCGATCGAATTGTCCCCGTCCTCCGGAAAGGCCGCGACGCCGAGGCTGACGGTGATCGACGTGATGTCGCGGCCGACGGGGAACGGCGTGTTTTCGATCGAGCGCCGGATCCGTTCGGCCACGTCCCCGGCGACGTTTCGCGGCGTGTGCGGTAGGAGCACGATGAACTCGTCGCCGCCGTAGCGGGCCACGAGGTCGATGTGCTTGCGGTGTTCCCGGTCGAGCGTCCGGGCGACCACCCGCAGCACGTCGTCGCCGCGCAGATGTCCGTAGGTGTCGTTGTAGTGTTTGAACCGGTCGACCTCGATCATGATCACCGAGAACGACAGCGCGTACCGCTTCGACCGCTCGAGTTCCTGGTCGAGCGTCTGGATAAACGCGCGGTGGTTCGCGAGCCCGGTGAGGCTGTCGGTGGAGGCGAGCAGCCGCGTCTGTTCGTACAGCCGGGCGTTGTCGATGGCGACCATGGCGTAGCCCGCGAGCGTGTTGAGCGTGCTGCGGCCGCGTTCCCCGAGGCGGTCCGGATCCGTCGTGCCGACGCTGAAGACGCCGACGAGCTGTGCTTCGCGCAGCAGCGGAATGGCGAGGGTGGTGTCGACCGCGGCGCCCCCGCCGCCCCCCGCGGCGACCAGCACCGGGCGGCGGTCCCGCGCCGCCTGGCCCTCCGCGCCTTCCCACGCCGGAATCCGCGTCCCGAGCGCCTGGCCGGTGCCGTAGGCCGCCCGGACCTCCAGGTCGCCGTGGTCGTCCGCGAGCAGAATCGCGCTGCGGTCGTAGCCGAAGCGGCGGCAGGTCACCTTGACCAAGGCCTCCAGCACGTCGGAGAGCTCGATCGAGGCGCTGAGCGTCTGGGCGGCCTCGTGCAGCGCCTGCAGCTCGTCGCGCGCCGTCTGCACCTGTGTAAAGAGCACCGAGTTGCGCATCACCGTCGACACTTGGCTGGCCAGCGCGGTGAGCAGCTCGACGTCGGCCGGGCCGAGGACGGCCTCCGTCGTCTCGACCTTGATGACGCCCGCGATGCGGCCTTCGACGAAAATGGGCACGCACGCCTCCTGCCGCGCGCGCGGGTCCAGGGTCTGATAATCGCGCTCGGCGGCGACGTCCGCGACGAGCATGGCGACGCCGGTCCGCGCAACGCGGCCGACGACGCCTTGGTCGACCGGCACCCGCGCGGGCACGGCGCCGTCGTACCCGCGCCGGCTCACGACGCGCAGGGCGAGACCGTCGTCGGTCACCGTCAGCACGTCGACGAGCGGGTAGCGCAGCGTCGTGTGCAGTTCCTCGACGAGCGCCTCGAACAACTCCTCCGGGCGCAGCGCCGCCGTAATGCGCGCTATCACCCGGTTCAGCGTCGCGAGGTCCCGGGCGCGCCGTTCGGCGTCGTTCAGGCGGCGCGCGTTCTCTACCGCGATCGCCGCCTGGTTCGCGAAGGCCGCGCCGAGCGCCGCGTCGGCCGGGGTATATGCGCGGACACAGTCGTGGTAGAGGCGCAGCACGCCGGTCACCCGGTCGCGGTACAGCAGCGGGAACAGCGCGACCGTTCGGTAGCCGGCCTTTGCCGCGGCGCGCCGCACCGACTCGGCGGGCGACTCCCGCTGCACGTCGGCGACGATGACGGGCTCGCGGCGCGCCATCACCTCCGCTTCGGGACCGGCGCCGGAGGCCACGCTCGCGGCGGCGGCCGCGACGTACTCGTCGGATAAGCCGCGCGAGAATACGTGCGTCGGCGTCCGTCCCGCCTCGCCGAGGAAGATGCCGCACCGGTCCGCGCCGAGCACGTCGCGCGCGCTGTCCGCGATGAGCTCGAACACCGCGTCCACGTCGTGCTCCGAAT belongs to bacterium and includes:
- a CDS encoding GAF domain-containing protein; protein product: MNGQDRARNLRSALSAWTPFAAAALIVIAGVRGPQGVVFPPLGIGLALVVLAMLADSVAFPLVAGGYVSLASLVLLPAMIVYGQIPAALAGAAGVAAVDGFQRRGGLTRIFNPGQRALTVLLAGSAWNAVAAPGGTLRTPLAWHGGSAAAGVVAAVGVYAVAQALLVSLRLSIVRGERLRYLLAHSGVWQASTSAALGAAGTTLTLLLGGRLSPGEPRSLAPLLVAAVAGLLLTARQHAVQETTAINAAVGDLLGTLEIGGLLDRLADLTQRLARPDALWIALREADGTYAIALARGLTPQQAAPLATGITDGAADESLLTVPLAAGAEPVGVLTLVKHVPSYFTAPQQRLVATLATLAALALHNARLYDATRRGVARMEALQQVARAAASGAGAATIQQLIVDLATETLGAWRGVLVHYDTAAGTLVVAAPRNLGGDDAARLEGALASGDWRARTVIDAIRHGRPVATADTLALPGAPEALPAGASRAVLAVPMMANDRVVGAVAVGRREVHPWTAEEIELLQAFTNEGAVAVDNVRLSDATRAQLQRMGALETISERINSEHDVDAVFELIADSARDVLGADRCGIFLGEAGRTPTHVFSRGLSDEYVAAAAASVASGAGPEAEVMARREPVIVADVQRESPAESVRRAAAKAGYRTVALFPLLYRDRVTGVLRLYHDCVRAYTPADAALGAAFANQAAIAVENARRLNDAERRARDLATLNRVIARITAALRPEELFEALVEELHTTLRYPLVDVLTVTDDGLALRVVSRRGYDGAVPARVPVDQGVVGRVARTGVAMLVADVAAERDYQTLDPRARQEACVPIFVEGRIAGVIKVETTEAVLGPADVELLTALASQVSTVMRNSVLFTQVQTARDELQALHEAAQTLSASIELSDVLEALVKVTCRRFGYDRSAILLADDHGDLEVRAAYGTGQALGTRIPAWEGAEGQAARDRRPVLVAAGGGGGAAVDTTLAIPLLREAQLVGVFSVGTTDPDRLGERGRSTLNTLAGYAMVAIDNARLYEQTRLLASTDSLTGLANHRAFIQTLDQELERSKRYALSFSVIMIEVDRFKHYNDTYGHLRGDDVLRVVARTLDREHRKHIDLVARYGGDEFIVLLPHTPRNVAGDVAERIRRSIENTPFPVGRDITSITVSLGVAAFPEDGDNSIALIDASDHRMYAAKQGGGNAVATAAP